In Tropicibacter oceani, the following proteins share a genomic window:
- a CDS encoding ABC transporter permease, translated as MERRPRSFYLLAAFFGLFVLFLYGPILTIGILSFQGPQGGLTFPMNGVSLHWFRDLFQQQAVGDIWGAFRRSFGLGLMVMVTTVVVSVMAGLAFRKRFAGSAILFYAAITSLVIPSILVSLGVGLIFNQLGLRVHWATSGFGSQLTWTLPFGLLIMFAVFNRFDKSYEEAARDQGATAWQTIRHVVLPIIAPSLIGVALFGFTLSYDEFARTLLTAGSYNTLPLEIYGMTTNVTTPVIYALGTLTTLFSFGIIAVFILGAVVMNRRRARRGSDAGQGV; from the coding sequence ATGGAGCGTCGACCCCGGTCTTTTTACCTGCTTGCCGCCTTTTTCGGCCTGTTCGTGCTGTTCCTGTATGGTCCGATCCTGACCATCGGCATCCTCAGCTTTCAGGGCCCGCAAGGGGGGCTGACCTTTCCGATGAACGGCGTTTCCCTCCATTGGTTCCGCGACCTGTTCCAGCAGCAGGCGGTCGGCGACATCTGGGGCGCGTTCCGGCGCAGTTTCGGCCTTGGCCTGATGGTCATGGTGACGACGGTAGTGGTTTCGGTCATGGCGGGGCTGGCATTCCGCAAGCGGTTCGCAGGATCGGCAATCCTGTTCTACGCGGCCATCACATCGCTTGTGATCCCGTCGATCCTTGTGTCACTGGGCGTGGGCCTGATTTTCAACCAGCTTGGTCTCAGGGTGCATTGGGCGACCAGCGGCTTTGGTTCCCAGCTGACCTGGACGCTGCCCTTTGGCCTGCTGATCATGTTCGCCGTCTTCAACCGTTTCGACAAAAGCTATGAAGAGGCGGCGCGCGATCAGGGCGCCACGGCTTGGCAGACGATCCGCCATGTGGTGCTGCCGATCATCGCCCCGTCGCTGATCGGGGTCGCGCTGTTCGGCTTTACGCTGAGCTACGACGAATTCGCGCGGACGCTGCTAACCGCTGGCAGCTACAACACCCTGCCGCTCGAGATCTATGGCATGACGACCAACGTCACGACCCCGGTCATCTATGCGCTGGGAACTCTGACGACGCTGTTTTCCTTTGGCATCATCGCGGTCTTCATCCTTGGCGCGGTCGTGATGAACAGGCGCCGCGCGCGCCGTGGATCGGATGCGGGGCAGGG
- a CDS encoding ABC transporter permease, protein MAAKILKNRHVLGWLQAAPLTAVLLGFLVAPIVMIVVVSFWGATEFSIYPAFLWDNYAFLFSSPVTYKVFWATFKYAFITWALTLSIGFAVAYFLAFHVRSLTVQIALFLVCTIPFWTSNIIRMISWIPFLGRNGIANQMLISWGVIDEPLEWLLYSDFSVILAFVHLYTLFMVVPIFNTMMRIDKSLLEAARDNGANGFQTLVHVILPLTKPGIMIGTIFVVTLVMGDFITVRFMSGSQRANVGRLISNDIALLQYPSAAATAVVLLCTVLIVIAILLRFVNIRKEL, encoded by the coding sequence ATGGCGGCAAAAATACTGAAAAACCGGCATGTTCTGGGATGGTTGCAAGCGGCCCCCCTGACCGCAGTCCTACTTGGCTTTCTTGTCGCGCCAATCGTGATGATCGTGGTCGTCAGCTTTTGGGGCGCGACCGAATTTTCGATCTACCCGGCGTTTTTGTGGGACAACTACGCTTTCCTGTTTTCGTCGCCCGTCACGTACAAGGTGTTCTGGGCCACCTTCAAATACGCCTTCATCACCTGGGCCTTGACCCTGTCGATCGGCTTTGCGGTGGCTTATTTCCTGGCCTTCCACGTGCGCAGCCTGACGGTTCAGATCGCGCTGTTCCTTGTCTGCACGATCCCGTTCTGGACGTCGAACATCATCCGCATGATTTCATGGATTCCCTTCCTGGGGCGCAATGGCATCGCCAACCAGATGTTGATCAGCTGGGGCGTGATCGATGAGCCGCTGGAATGGCTTTTGTATTCCGATTTCTCGGTCATCCTGGCCTTTGTGCACCTTTACACGCTGTTCATGGTGGTGCCGATCTTCAACACCATGATGCGGATCGACAAATCCCTGCTCGAGGCGGCGCGCGACAACGGCGCGAACGGGTTTCAGACGCTGGTCCACGTGATCCTGCCGCTGACCAAGCCGGGCATCATGATCGGAACGATTTTCGTCGTGACGCTGGTCATGGGCGACTTCATAACCGTGCGCTTCATGAGCGGGTCACAGCGGGCCAACGTAGGGCGGCTGATTTCCAACGACATTGCCTTGCTGCAATACCCAAGCGCTGCCGCGACGGCCGTGGTGCTGCTGTGTACCGTGCTGATCGTGATCGCCATCCTTCTGCGCTTCGTCAACATTCGCAAGGAGCTTTAG
- a CDS encoding ABC transporter substrate-binding protein, whose amino-acid sequence MVKPKVGYSRRSFLKTSGAAMAASTLPAPMLWAQDTKDIVLRQFGTGVSNLNDVANKVKEDLGFTLEMTALDSDSVTQRAATQPDSFDIADIEYWICKKVWPTGNLQAMDTSKIANYDKIVGIFRDGKLTPESTIAQGTAPHSVGFVDGPGGTSFADNETGWMTLIPTIYNADTLGIRPDLIGRPISSWTELLNPEFKGKASILDISSIGIMDMAMVCEAMGEIQYGDKGNMTREEIDKTMAIFTEAKQNGQFRAFWKSFDESVNLMASGEVVIQSMWSPAITAVKSRGIPCVYQPLKEGYRSWGGGIGLSSSLSGMELDAAYDYINWYLSGWVGGYLMRQGYYSAVPETSKEFMSENEWGYWFEGKPATDVITSPTGDKLAEAGEMRDGGSFYDRMGSVACWNAVMDENQYMVRKWNEFIAA is encoded by the coding sequence ATGGTAAAACCCAAGGTAGGCTATTCCCGCCGTTCGTTCCTGAAAACCAGCGGTGCCGCGATGGCCGCATCGACGCTGCCCGCCCCGATGTTGTGGGCGCAGGACACCAAGGACATCGTTCTGCGCCAGTTCGGCACCGGGGTGTCGAACCTGAACGACGTGGCCAACAAGGTAAAGGAAGATCTGGGCTTTACGCTGGAAATGACCGCGCTGGACAGCGACAGCGTCACCCAGCGTGCCGCCACCCAGCCGGACAGCTTTGACATCGCCGATATCGAATACTGGATCTGCAAGAAGGTCTGGCCAACCGGCAACCTGCAGGCGATGGATACATCGAAGATCGCCAACTACGACAAGATTGTCGGCATCTTCCGCGATGGCAAACTGACGCCCGAGTCGACCATCGCCCAGGGCACCGCGCCGCATTCGGTCGGTTTTGTTGACGGGCCCGGCGGTACCTCCTTTGCCGACAATGAAACCGGCTGGATGACCCTGATCCCGACGATCTACAACGCCGATACGCTGGGCATCCGCCCCGACCTGATCGGCCGCCCGATCAGCAGCTGGACCGAGCTTTTGAACCCCGAGTTCAAGGGCAAGGCCTCGATCCTCGACATTTCCTCGATCGGCATCATGGACATGGCCATGGTCTGCGAGGCGATGGGCGAAATCCAGTATGGCGACAAGGGCAACATGACCCGCGAAGAGATCGACAAGACCATGGCGATCTTTACCGAAGCCAAGCAGAACGGCCAGTTCCGCGCCTTCTGGAAAAGCTTCGACGAAAGCGTGAACCTGATGGCAAGCGGCGAGGTCGTGATCCAGTCGATGTGGTCGCCCGCCATCACCGCAGTCAAGTCGCGCGGCATCCCCTGCGTCTACCAGCCGTTGAAAGAGGGCTATCGCAGCTGGGGTGGCGGCATCGGCCTGTCGTCCTCGTTGTCGGGGATGGAGCTGGATGCGGCCTATGACTACATCAACTGGTATCTGTCCGGCTGGGTCGGCGGCTACCTGATGCGTCAGGGGTACTACTCGGCCGTTCCCGAAACCTCCAAGGAATTCATGTCGGAAAACGAGTGGGGTTACTGGTTCGAGGGCAAGCCGGCCACCGATGTCATCACCTCGCCCACTGGCGACAAGCTGGCCGAGGCAGGTGAGATGCGCGATGGCGGGTCCTTCTACGACCGCATGGGCTCGGTCGCGTGCTGGAACGCCGTCATGGACGAGAACCAGTACATGGTTCGCAAGTGGAACGAGTTCATCGCAGCGTGA
- a CDS encoding ABC transporter ATP-binding protein gives MRTGYDLELVHVTKRYGNTVAVRDLSHVFAPGSYVCLLGPSGCGKSSTLRMIAGHEEVSDGSILLDGQDVSYLPPAQRGTAMMFQSYALFPHLSVRDNVAFSLRMKGVEKATRHARANELLELVDMTHLADRLPAQLSGGQQQRVALARALVTQPKVLLLDEPLSALDSFLRIRMRAELKKLQRELGITFIHVTHGQDEALALADEIVVMNDAVIEQAGPAREVWATPTTEFVARFIGGHNVIALDQGKVTVRADAVTLADHGMAATVTAVEYQGASVVVTTMTETGDEVLALLPEAQFFNAPKNPGDAVKLAWDEGRLHRLRA, from the coding sequence ATGCGAACAGGATACGATCTGGAACTGGTTCACGTGACCAAGCGCTATGGCAACACCGTCGCCGTGCGCGATCTGAGCCACGTGTTCGCGCCGGGCAGCTATGTTTGCCTGCTGGGGCCGTCGGGCTGCGGCAAATCCTCGACCCTGCGCATGATCGCCGGCCACGAAGAGGTTTCCGACGGCTCGATCCTGCTGGACGGGCAGGACGTGTCTTACCTGCCTCCGGCGCAGCGTGGCACGGCGATGATGTTCCAGAGTTACGCCCTGTTTCCGCACCTGTCCGTGCGTGACAACGTCGCCTTTTCCCTGCGGATGAAGGGCGTCGAAAAGGCGACACGCCATGCCCGTGCGAACGAATTGCTGGAGCTGGTGGATATGACGCATCTGGCAGACCGGCTTCCGGCGCAACTGTCGGGCGGGCAGCAGCAGCGCGTGGCGCTGGCCCGCGCATTGGTCACCCAGCCCAAGGTGCTTTTGCTGGATGAACCCTTGTCCGCGCTTGATTCTTTCCTGCGCATCCGGATGCGCGCCGAATTGAAAAAGCTGCAGCGCGAGCTGGGCATCACCTTCATCCACGTCACTCATGGTCAGGACGAGGCGCTGGCGCTGGCCGACGAGATTGTCGTGATGAACGATGCCGTGATCGAACAGGCCGGCCCCGCGCGCGAGGTGTGGGCGACGCCAACGACCGAATTTGTCGCCCGCTTTATCGGCGGACACAACGTGATCGCGCTGGATCAGGGCAAGGTCACCGTGCGCGCCGACGCCGTGACGCTGGCCGACCACGGCATGGCCGCCACTGTCACGGCGGTCGAATACCAGGGCGCCTCTGTCGTCGTCACGACGATGACCGAGACCGGGGACGAGGTGCTCGCACTGTTGCCCGAAGCCCAGTTTTTCAATGCACCGAAAAACCCCGGCGATGCGGTCAAGCTCGCCTGGGACGAGGGGCGGCTGCACCGCCTCCGGGCCTGA